A stretch of Henckelia pumila isolate YLH828 chromosome 4, ASM3356847v2, whole genome shotgun sequence DNA encodes these proteins:
- the LOC140862436 gene encoding uncharacterized protein, translating to MKKPQTIDAFFKRKNDEIQASQSNITTDIDHLNFESRPAKSLRVEINERFDIQSLVRDQGLRPQIWEYPIEKRDEVRRAYINAGPYQCMISQYPKSGGKHPRSFQASWFKLFPSWLEYSPTADAAFCLPCYVFHAQDRPFGLDAFTINGFNSWKKVRDGKNCAFLAHIGKDLTSPHRNAEKACEDLMNQQIHVVQIFEKFTSQEFAENTLRLKASIETTR from the coding sequence ATGAAAAAACCACAAACAATTGATGCATTCTTCAAAAGAAAGAACGATGAGATTCAAGCATCTCAATCAAATATAACTACAGATATTGATCATCTTAATTTTGAAAGTCGCCCTGCAAAATCTTTAAGAGTTGAAATCAACGAGAGATTTGATATTCAATCATTAGTACGTGATCAAGGATTGCGACCGCAAATATGGGAGTATCCCATTGAAAAACGTGATGAAGTTAGAAGAGCTTATATTAACGCTGGTCCATATCAATGTATGATTTCACAATATCCGAAGTCTGGAGGAAAACATCCTCGTAGTTTTCAGGCATCGTGGTTTAAGTTATTCCCATCTTGGTTGGAATATTCTCCTACTGCAGATGCTGCATTTTGTTTACCATGCTATGTATTTCATGCTCAAGATAGACCTTTTGGATTAGATGCATTTACTATTAATGGGTTTAATTCATGGAAGAAGGTAAGAGATGGTAAAAATTGTGCATTTTTGGCACATATTGGAAAAGATCTCACTTCACCTCATCGAAATGCTGAGAAAGCATGTGAAGATCTCATGAATCAACAAATACATGTTGTACAAATTTTTGAGAAATTCACATCTCAAGAATTTGCAGAAAACACACTTCGCTTGAAAGCTTCAATTGAGACAACTAGATGA